The Streptomyces vietnamensis genome contains a region encoding:
- a CDS encoding DNA primase family protein, protein MLFDFDPHAMAEQIMAKAAPVLPPQHGVPAEQTTPTAPPTATAHGLRPDSLTDRGNAKLFVRLYQADFRHVPGLGWYRWDTTRWQVDEDDSVLWAAGEIGEHLATTDPTGEHPAEALKKHRRRALSTSGINAMLTQAKSAPGMVLKAEYLDADPYALCTPAGIVDLHTGLVRTPDPNKDFHSRSTTVGPAAMPIPRFQRFLADTFGDDAEGTQMISFLQLLLGYSITGDVGGQVMPFLFGAGKNGKSVLLDVSMKLLGDYADAAPPGFLMARLYEGHPTDLAELHGRRVVVCSEVKPGDKFDEARVKHLTGGDRIKARRMRQDFFSFNPTHKLWLLGNHRPEVGTGGFAFWRRMRLIPFERTVADERRIDNLADILVAEEGPGILNWLIDGARRYLAGEKDLTGPDKVRIATNAYAETEDHTGRFFDEACITNPDCRTEQKTLYDAYRGWCLSEGCIPMSNRTFAARARELLGLASPKEMILSNSRKYYPGIGLLADEEMA, encoded by the coding sequence ATGCTCTTCGACTTCGACCCCCACGCCATGGCCGAGCAGATCATGGCCAAGGCCGCGCCCGTCCTGCCGCCCCAGCACGGCGTACCGGCCGAGCAGACGACGCCGACAGCCCCGCCGACCGCGACCGCCCACGGCCTGCGACCCGACTCCCTCACCGACCGCGGCAACGCCAAGCTCTTCGTCAGGCTCTACCAGGCCGACTTCCGCCACGTCCCCGGACTGGGCTGGTACCGGTGGGACACCACCCGCTGGCAGGTCGACGAGGACGACTCCGTCCTGTGGGCCGCCGGCGAGATCGGCGAGCACCTCGCCACCACCGACCCCACCGGCGAGCACCCGGCCGAGGCGCTCAAGAAACACCGCCGCCGAGCCCTGAGCACCTCCGGCATCAACGCGATGCTCACCCAGGCCAAATCCGCGCCCGGCATGGTCCTCAAGGCCGAATACCTCGACGCCGACCCCTACGCCCTGTGCACCCCGGCCGGGATCGTCGACCTCCATACCGGCCTCGTGCGCACCCCCGACCCAAACAAGGACTTCCACTCCCGCTCGACGACCGTCGGCCCGGCCGCGATGCCGATCCCCAGATTCCAGCGCTTCCTCGCCGACACCTTCGGCGACGACGCCGAAGGCACCCAGATGATCAGCTTCCTGCAGCTGCTCCTGGGCTACTCCATCACCGGCGACGTCGGCGGCCAGGTCATGCCGTTCCTCTTCGGCGCCGGCAAGAACGGCAAGTCCGTCCTCCTCGACGTTTCAATGAAGCTCCTGGGCGACTACGCCGACGCCGCACCGCCCGGCTTCCTCATGGCCCGCCTCTACGAAGGCCACCCCACCGACCTCGCAGAACTCCACGGCCGACGCGTCGTCGTCTGCTCCGAGGTCAAGCCCGGAGACAAGTTCGACGAGGCCCGTGTCAAGCACCTGACCGGCGGCGACCGCATCAAGGCCCGCCGCATGCGGCAGGACTTCTTCTCCTTCAACCCCACCCACAAGCTCTGGCTCCTGGGCAACCACCGCCCCGAGGTCGGCACCGGCGGCTTCGCCTTCTGGCGCCGCATGCGCCTTATCCCCTTCGAGCGCACCGTCGCCGACGAGCGCCGCATCGACAACCTCGCCGACATCCTCGTCGCCGAGGAAGGCCCGGGCATCCTCAACTGGCTCATCGACGGCGCCCGCCGCTACCTCGCCGGCGAGAAGGACCTCACCGGCCCCGACAAGGTCCGCATCGCCACCAACGCCTACGCCGAGACCGAGGACCACACCGGCCGCTTCTTCGACGAAGCCTGCATCACCAACCCGGACTGCCGAACCGAGCAGAAAACCCTCTACGACGCCTACCGCGGCTGGTGCCTGAGCGAGGGATGCATCCCCATGAGCAACCGCACCTTCGCCGCCCGCGCCCGCGAACTGCTCGGCCTCGCCTCCCCGAAAGAGATGATCTTGTCGAATTCGAGGAAGTACTACCCTGGCATCGGGCTGCTCGCCGACGAGGAGATGGCATGA
- a CDS encoding DUF6009 family protein → MSSLISENDLKHETALVWLEDITHLDYVRQSLDRLPTRSGKPAYHRDGRMVGYATLSADAKASRASGTFRRRVFWLLPHDRDSEPVGLYASSAPAEAVDPDTLEPRVKGRKTERSEGGPPSSAMRELGITLPL, encoded by the coding sequence ATGAGTTCACTGATCAGCGAGAACGATCTCAAGCACGAGACCGCGCTCGTCTGGCTCGAGGACATCACCCACCTCGACTACGTACGCCAGAGCCTCGACCGTCTCCCCACCCGCAGCGGCAAGCCCGCCTACCACCGCGACGGCCGCATGGTCGGCTACGCCACACTCAGCGCCGACGCCAAGGCCTCCCGCGCCTCCGGCACCTTCCGGCGGCGCGTCTTCTGGCTCCTGCCCCACGACCGCGACAGCGAGCCCGTCGGCCTGTACGCCAGCTCCGCGCCGGCCGAAGCCGTAGACCCAGACACCCTCGAACCACGAGTCAAAGGCAGGAAGACGGAACGCTCGGAGGGCGGTCCTCCATCAAGCGCGATGCGGGAACTCGGGATAACGCTTCCCCTGTGA
- a CDS encoding C40 family peptidase: MKKGSTRWLAGAAGLIGLGLVLLAAIAAHVAGLGQSEAEAAAASARCPNADQPELDPETTDIAHKVKEMLAGSGDVNVPGLSEPEKQVPNAKVIVATGIQKRVPARGQVVALATALQESTLINLDHGDRDSLGLFQQRPSQGWGTREQIMDPVYASGKFYDGLVKIKDWEQMPVTVAAQKVQRSAFPDAYAKHEPLATALQQAIAPTLGAAPAGPMPGQPGLGGGFGTGGCSGEGTADFGEIPPGTLPEGYQIPATAPLEVRTAIRWALGQLGTMYQWGGSCTNPHGSNPAERCDCSSLTQRAYGVAGKEITRTTYTQIHDGRAVPTNAIQPGDLVFAVGSASAPEHVAMAIGYGYVVHAPKPGRVVEVTKEVNLGPILVVRRIVG, encoded by the coding sequence ATGAAGAAGGGGAGCACACGGTGGCTGGCCGGCGCCGCCGGGCTGATCGGGCTGGGACTCGTCCTGCTCGCCGCGATCGCCGCCCACGTCGCCGGCCTTGGCCAGAGCGAGGCCGAGGCCGCCGCGGCCTCGGCCCGCTGCCCCAATGCCGACCAGCCCGAACTCGACCCGGAAACCACCGACATCGCCCACAAGGTCAAGGAGATGCTGGCCGGCAGCGGCGACGTGAACGTCCCCGGCCTCTCCGAGCCCGAGAAGCAGGTCCCCAACGCGAAGGTCATCGTCGCGACCGGCATCCAGAAACGGGTGCCCGCCCGCGGACAGGTCGTCGCCCTCGCCACCGCCCTGCAGGAGTCCACGCTGATCAACCTCGACCACGGCGACCGTGACTCGCTCGGCCTGTTCCAGCAGCGACCCTCCCAGGGCTGGGGGACCCGCGAGCAGATCATGGATCCCGTCTACGCGTCCGGGAAGTTCTACGACGGGCTCGTAAAGATAAAGGACTGGGAGCAGATGCCGGTCACGGTGGCCGCACAGAAAGTCCAGCGCAGCGCGTTCCCCGACGCGTACGCCAAGCACGAACCTCTCGCCACGGCCCTCCAGCAGGCCATCGCCCCCACGCTCGGCGCCGCACCCGCCGGACCGATGCCGGGACAGCCCGGCCTCGGCGGAGGCTTCGGCACCGGCGGGTGCTCTGGCGAGGGCACCGCTGATTTCGGGGAGATTCCGCCCGGCACACTGCCGGAGGGGTACCAGATCCCGGCAACGGCGCCGCTGGAGGTCCGCACCGCGATCCGCTGGGCCCTCGGCCAGCTCGGCACGATGTACCAGTGGGGCGGCAGCTGCACGAACCCCCACGGCAGCAACCCGGCTGAACGGTGCGACTGCTCGTCCCTGACCCAGCGCGCCTACGGAGTCGCCGGCAAGGAGATCACCCGCACCACCTACACCCAGATCCACGACGGCCGCGCCGTCCCGACGAACGCGATCCAGCCGGGTGACCTCGTCTTCGCCGTCGGCTCCGCCTCCGCTCCCGAGCACGTGGCCATGGCGATCGGCTACGGGTACGTCGTACACGCACCGAAGCCAGGCCGCGTCGTGGAGGTCACCAAAGAGGTCAACCTGGGCCCGATCCTCGTTGTCCGACGCATCGTCGGGTGA
- a CDS encoding bifunctional DNA primase/polymerase produces the protein MPADLRVSSSDSRSTIAPAAQPSPLTLARWCASHGWPVHPLAPGKKTPAANCPACREPGHDRRTCSCRTAGRWCHGFHAATLDSIRIQEWWGPRPQMGVGVACGPANLVVIDIDAHPAPPPARNRLLPGIDIAEDIDVSAMTTGFHTLAVLAALRGQPSPADDTTTLRVRTPSGGLHVWYRQTDSRRWQCSSGSSTTRALAWQVDVRADGGYIIAPGTTTDAGTYTPLGTVRTPAPLPAWLAQELQRTHHLPAAHVSAPRPVPGRARQAVLAARGSGNPVVAVLTTVLAEIADCAHAAEGTGFTEKLNRAAYTVGGLVAAGHLTGQDAENALMETARLARPGQESRAQAIIRSGMTAGARRPLHPGSRP, from the coding sequence ATGCCTGCTGACCTGCGGGTTTCCTCCAGCGACTCAAGGAGCACCATCGCTCCAGCCGCCCAGCCCAGTCCGTTGACGCTGGCCCGCTGGTGTGCCAGCCACGGCTGGCCGGTCCACCCGCTCGCCCCCGGTAAGAAGACCCCCGCTGCCAACTGTCCCGCCTGCCGCGAGCCCGGGCACGACCGCAGGACCTGCTCCTGCCGGACAGCAGGCCGTTGGTGTCACGGCTTCCACGCCGCCACCCTGGACAGCATCCGTATCCAGGAATGGTGGGGACCCAGGCCGCAGATGGGTGTGGGCGTGGCCTGCGGGCCGGCGAACCTCGTGGTCATCGACATCGACGCCCACCCCGCACCGCCACCGGCACGTAACCGGCTCCTGCCCGGCATCGACATCGCCGAGGACATCGACGTGTCCGCGATGACCACCGGCTTCCACACCCTGGCTGTGCTCGCCGCTCTCCGCGGTCAGCCCAGCCCTGCCGACGACACCACCACCCTGCGGGTGCGCACCCCCTCCGGTGGCCTGCACGTCTGGTACCGCCAGACCGATTCCCGCCGCTGGCAGTGCTCCTCCGGCTCCAGCACCACCCGCGCCCTGGCCTGGCAGGTCGACGTCCGGGCCGACGGCGGCTACATCATCGCGCCCGGCACCACCACCGATGCCGGCACCTACACCCCGCTCGGCACCGTCCGGACCCCGGCGCCGCTCCCGGCCTGGCTCGCCCAGGAACTCCAGCGCACCCACCACCTGCCCGCCGCCCACGTATCCGCCCCCCGCCCCGTTCCCGGCCGCGCCCGGCAGGCGGTTCTCGCCGCCCGTGGCAGCGGCAACCCCGTCGTTGCCGTACTCACCACCGTCCTCGCCGAGATCGCCGACTGCGCCCACGCCGCCGAAGGCACCGGGTTCACCGAGAAACTCAACCGCGCCGCCTACACCGTCGGCGGTCTCGTCGCCGCAGGACACCTCACCGGTCAGGACGCGGAGAACGCCCTCATGGAAACCGCCCGCCTCGCCCGTCCCGGGCAGGAATCCCGTGCCCAGGCGATCATCCGCAGCGGCATGACCGCCGGAGCCCGCCGTCCCCTTCACCCCGGGAGCCGCCCGTGA
- a CDS encoding TIGR02391 family protein has translation MRYTATVGAARLAFQDESGKSVLLDRLSDAWAWLEAHALLSKVPSQTETFRRVTQAGRDLLADPQGILRFDARHRLAGPLHPALEGTIRTYYDLGDYETACFAAIKAAEVTVRDTAGYDNSQLGVGLMCKAFTPHQNGKTGGPLADVGAEGGEQEAASALFTGAIGAYKNPTSHRTVDFEDPIEAAEIIQLANLLLRQVDRAAHRQAMELTD, from the coding sequence GTGAGGTACACGGCCACCGTCGGCGCCGCCCGTCTGGCGTTCCAGGATGAATCCGGCAAGTCGGTGCTCCTTGACCGCCTCTCCGACGCGTGGGCCTGGCTGGAGGCGCACGCTCTGCTGTCCAAGGTCCCGAGCCAGACCGAGACGTTCCGACGAGTCACCCAGGCGGGCCGCGATCTGCTGGCGGACCCGCAGGGCATCCTCCGGTTCGACGCGCGCCACAGACTGGCCGGCCCCTTGCACCCCGCGCTCGAGGGCACCATCCGGACGTACTACGACCTCGGCGACTACGAGACGGCCTGCTTCGCCGCGATAAAGGCCGCCGAGGTCACCGTCCGGGACACTGCTGGGTACGACAACTCTCAGCTCGGGGTCGGGCTCATGTGCAAGGCGTTCACACCGCACCAGAACGGAAAGACCGGCGGCCCACTCGCTGACGTCGGCGCCGAGGGCGGCGAGCAGGAAGCAGCTTCCGCGTTGTTCACTGGAGCCATCGGCGCCTACAAGAACCCGACGAGTCACCGGACAGTCGACTTCGAGGATCCGATCGAGGCGGCCGAGATCATCCAGCTCGCCAACCTGCTGCTGCGTCAGGTCGACCGCGCGGCACACCGCCAAGCCATGGAGCTGACGGACTGA
- a CDS encoding RNA polymerase sigma factor: MLPRRPIGPSAEQPNPQPPASAPSQQHADDLALVEYLEQSGFEGPEFDTFAEQLIDHGLHVLHAWTISRKIFTKCARRGIRLGDPPSDWSEDDRCDLVQDTILRAFKRFKDKALQARQWNPAGGASLKTYFIGSCIYAFADEYRAWLDRQNVRRLELRNLAQQLGSSAPVPTHQRVGALAMDRTAAREALQTLHARDPRLARIIALDTDGYSHEEIAELLADGTTPRAVEGALYRHRRRIEKG; the protein is encoded by the coding sequence ATGCTGCCCCGCCGCCCCATCGGCCCCAGCGCCGAGCAGCCGAACCCGCAACCACCCGCGAGCGCACCGTCTCAGCAGCACGCTGATGATCTAGCCCTTGTCGAGTACCTCGAGCAGTCCGGATTCGAAGGACCGGAGTTCGACACCTTTGCCGAGCAACTGATCGACCATGGCCTGCATGTCCTGCATGCCTGGACCATCAGCCGCAAGATCTTTACGAAGTGTGCCCGCAGAGGCATCAGGCTGGGGGATCCCCCGTCAGACTGGTCCGAGGATGACCGTTGTGACCTGGTCCAGGACACGATCCTCAGAGCCTTCAAGCGGTTCAAGGACAAGGCGCTGCAAGCCCGTCAGTGGAATCCGGCCGGCGGGGCCAGTCTGAAGACCTACTTCATCGGATCCTGCATCTACGCCTTCGCCGACGAATATCGGGCCTGGTTGGACCGCCAGAACGTGCGCAGGCTGGAGCTCCGGAACCTGGCGCAGCAGCTGGGATCGTCCGCACCTGTTCCCACGCACCAGCGAGTAGGTGCCCTGGCCATGGACAGGACCGCGGCCAGGGAAGCCCTGCAGACCCTGCACGCCCGCGATCCGAGACTCGCCAGGATCATCGCCCTGGATACCGACGGCTACTCGCACGAGGAGATCGCCGAACTCCTCGCCGACGGGACGACTCCCCGAGCTGTGGAAGGGGCCCTGTACCGCCACCGGCGCCGCATTGAGAAGGGATGA